From the Blastocatellia bacterium genome, the window CGTCATCTGATATTCCGAGATCGGCTTCGTGCGCCGCTCGACCTTCACGTCAATGCCGTCCGGGATGGGGAACTCGATCGGGTGCGAATAGCCGAGCGAGAAGATGATCCGCCGTCCCTGCACCTCCGCTTTATACCCGATCCCGACGATGTCCAGCTCCTTCGTGTAGCCTTCGGTGACCCCTCGTACAGCGTTAGCCGCCAGCGCACGGGCCAGTCCGTGCAGGGCTTTCGCCTCCTCATCCTCGCGCTCAGCCACAAGCATCCCGTCTTGCAGACGGAAGCGAACGCCGGGCGGCACCGGAGTCCGAAGCGTCCCTTTCGGTCCGGTGATCTCCAGATGCGTCGGCGCGATCGCCACCGTCACTCCCGCCGGAACGGGAATCGGCTTCCGTCCAATGCGCGACATCTCTCAATCACCTCCTTCTCAAGCGCCGAGCTTTCGCCCTTCGCCCTCGGCTCCTCAATAGACATAGCACAAGACCTCTCCCCCGACATTCTGACGCCGCGCGTCGCGCCCGGTCATGATGCCCTTGGGCGTGCTGAGGATGGCGATTCCCAATCCGCCCAAGACGCGGGGGATCTCCTTCGCCCCCACGTAAACGCGTCGTCCCGGTCGAGAGACCCGCTCCACGTTCAGGATCGGCGTCTCCCCTTCCGGCCCGTACTTCAAATAGAGGCGCAAAACCTTCTTGGCGCCCTCGCTCATGATCTTGTAGTTGCTGATGTACCCCTCCTCTTTCAAGATGCGGGCGATCTCCACTTTCATCTTC encodes:
- the rplF gene encoding 50S ribosomal protein L6, producing the protein MSRIGRKPIPVPAGVTVAIAPTHLEITGPKGTLRTPVPPGVRFRLQDGMLVAEREDEEAKALHGLARALAANAVRGVTEGYTKELDIVGIGYKAEVQGRRIIFSLGYSHPIEFPIPDGIDVKVERRTKPISEYQMTLIVSGIDKQLVGQIAANIRSLRRPDAYKGKGIRYADEVLRLKPGKTGK
- the rpsH gene encoding 30S ribosomal protein S8; translated protein: MMTDPIADMLTRLRNAVRARHPRVDVPASKMKVEIARILKEEGYISNYKIMSEGAKKVLRLYLKYGPEGETPILNVERVSRPGRRVYVGAKEIPRVLGGLGIAILSTPKGIMTGRDARRQNVGGEVLCYVY